One genomic segment of Bdellovibrionales bacterium includes these proteins:
- a CDS encoding DegT/DnrJ/EryC1/StrS family aminotransferase — protein sequence MKIPLNASTFGEEEISAAIDVLRSGFVTFGERCLSFEAMFADYIGSKHAIFVNSGSSANLLAFFALVNSECPTSVHGAMKLEPGQEVIVPAVTWSTTVWPIVQAGLIPVLVDSDPESLQMSVASVENAYSKDTGAICPVHVLGNSAPLKELLSSAKREKIWVIEDTCESLGTRFNDQFVGTFGDVGTYSFFFSHHITTIEGGMIVTNNDEMAELFRCLRAHGWTRHLKNKAAVEAKHADIDPRFLFINTGFNVRPTEINAAFGMKQLGKLEGFNQRRVEIANFWIEDLWLHAKNKAVVPMRTTPGASSTWFGFPVLCESKDLRDRLQRHLEKSGIETRPVIAGNLARQPAFKNIKHRVVGDLSGANAVMDRGLFWGSHPLMTQQDVEYVSKCVKEFFL from the coding sequence ATGAAAATCCCATTAAATGCCTCGACTTTTGGAGAAGAAGAGATCTCGGCCGCTATTGATGTCCTGAGATCAGGCTTTGTCACTTTTGGCGAACGTTGCCTTTCTTTTGAAGCAATGTTTGCGGACTACATAGGATCCAAACACGCCATTTTTGTTAACTCGGGCTCAAGTGCAAACCTTTTGGCTTTTTTCGCCTTGGTTAATTCAGAATGCCCGACGAGTGTTCATGGCGCAATGAAATTAGAACCTGGGCAAGAAGTGATTGTTCCGGCGGTGACTTGGTCGACGACCGTTTGGCCCATTGTTCAGGCTGGATTGATCCCTGTGCTCGTCGATAGCGACCCAGAATCACTACAAATGAGTGTTGCGTCGGTTGAAAATGCCTATAGCAAAGATACCGGCGCTATTTGCCCTGTCCACGTTTTAGGCAATTCGGCACCTCTAAAAGAGCTTTTATCTTCTGCTAAACGAGAAAAGATTTGGGTTATAGAAGACACCTGTGAGTCTCTAGGCACTCGATTTAATGATCAATTTGTCGGCACCTTTGGTGATGTCGGCACCTATAGTTTTTTCTTCTCCCATCACATTACCACTATCGAGGGCGGGATGATTGTGACCAATAACGATGAGATGGCGGAATTATTTCGCTGCCTCAGAGCTCATGGTTGGACTCGCCATTTAAAAAACAAGGCGGCTGTTGAGGCCAAGCATGCGGATATCGACCCGCGTTTTTTGTTTATTAATACCGGTTTTAATGTCAGGCCGACAGAGATCAATGCTGCCTTTGGGATGAAGCAACTCGGTAAACTTGAAGGCTTTAACCAAAGGCGAGTTGAAATTGCAAATTTTTGGATCGAAGACTTGTGGTTACATGCAAAAAATAAAGCGGTTGTACCCATGAGAACCACCCCTGGGGCCTCATCAACTTGGTTTGGCTTTCCCGTGCTTTGTGAGTCGAAGGACCTCCGGGATCGTTTGCAGCGCCATTTGGAAAAATCAGGAATAGAAACAAGACCAGTGATCGCTGGAAATTTAGCGCGCCAACCTGCTTTTAAAAATATCAAACACCGAGTGGTCGGCGACTTGTCAGGTGCCAATGCGGTCATGGATCGTGGATTATTTTGGGGATCTCACCCACTCATGACTCAACAAGACGTTGAATATGTCTCTAAATGCGTAAAGGAATTCTTTTTATGA